A genome region from Populus alba chromosome 5, ASM523922v2, whole genome shotgun sequence includes the following:
- the LOC118061955 gene encoding dehydrin COR410, whose amino-acid sequence MAEENKSHEYETKVGEESGAVETKDRGLFDFLGKKEEEKPKEEVIVTEFEEKLQVSEPETKVEEEHKKKEEEEKKPTLFEKLHRSGSSSSSSSDEEEGDDEEKKKKKKEKKSLKEKMKISGEKGEEKEHEDTSVPVEVVHTETPHEPEEKKGFLDKIKEKLPGHKKADEVPPPPPPPAPEHVSPEAAVSCEGDAKEKKGLLEKIKEKLPGYHPKTEEEKEKEKESASQ is encoded by the exons ATGGCCGAGGAAAACAAGAGCCATGAGTATGAGACCAAAGTTGGTGAAGAGAGTGGTGCTGTTGAGACCAAGGATCGCGGGTTGTTTGATTTCCTggggaagaaagaagaagagaagcctaAAGAGGAGGTGATTGTTACTGAATTTGAAGAGAAACTTCAGGTTTCTGAACCCGAGACCAAAGTAGAGGAAGAGcacaagaaaaaagaggaagaggagaagaaacctACTCTCTTTGAGAAACTCCATCGATCAGGCAGCAGTTCCAGCTCT TCTAGTGACGAGGAGGAAGGCGAcgatgaagagaaaaaaaagaagaagaaggaaaagaagtcATTGAAAGAGAAGATGAAGATATCAGGAGAGAAAGGAGAGGAGAAGGAACACGAGGATACTAGTGTTCCTGTTGAGGTAGTCCACACAGAGACACCCCATGAACCAGAGGAGAAGAAGGGTTTCCTTGACAAAATCAAGGAGAAATTGCCAGGACATAAGAAAGCTGACGAGgtacctcctcctcctcctcctccagctcctGAACATGTTTCCCCTGAAGCTGCAGTTTCCTGTGAAGGAGATGCCAAGGAGAAGAAAGGGCTACTCGAGAAGATCAAGGAGAAGTTACCTGGGTACCACCCCAAGAccgaagaagagaaggagaaagaaaaggagagtgcTTCCCAGTAG